Within Nycticebus coucang isolate mNycCou1 chromosome 16, mNycCou1.pri, whole genome shotgun sequence, the genomic segment ACGACTTGTCAGAACTCTGAGTGTGGGCCGGGCAGGCAACTGTGGAGCTCCCAGGCTGAGCTGTGTAGCCCGGCCAGCCCTGGAGCTGCCTCGTCCCTTCCCAGGTAAAGGGCTCAGGGAGGCCGAGTGGGAGCTCACCTCAGCCAAGGTGAACCTGAGGAAGGTTGGAGAGAATTTGGAATCACCCTGACTCATGATTCCAGCTCCTTCCCAGCAGTGGGGAACTGGGGACACTGTGGGAAGCGGCCATGGGAGGCGGTTGTGGGAGGGGTGCCCCGGGGGATATGCTGCcaccctgtgcccagcctggggAAGGCGTCCTGGGTCAATGGGCTGCCCCGAAGCTAAGGAAACAGGAAGCACACCTGCCACTGAGGGCCCTGCAGCTTCCAGGCATTTGTGAGTCACACAGACACcagtgcacactcacacacaggtgCGTGACCAGCTCCATAACCAAAATGTTACAATTCTCAAGTATCTTAGTTCCTTCACATTCCAAATGGGTTTTCAGTGTTCACATCAGGACTGAAGCagcatgtaggataatatttagaaataaacatatcctacatcaagcacacaaagtaaattcagtgtgagtttaaaatgacttgcttttcttccagaggcttaagagatctggacccccctgggttactcacagagttaggcttttttggagttgtaaaattccttaggccttttctctgaagctgtacaccccatgaagcctgagatccaagggcatgccgcccttcctcagagatacgggccagagggttgacatatgttaacaacatattgtcagaggtctataggtgctctgccctgagggaaggacacagtccttacgttacttcatactgagtaaactgagtgaatgcttgaagatattcagttcccctgtggctgcttttgtctttgtgacctgctcggaaattagtcactatttagaggaagagatttactacacaagtggttgcattgatatgataaatatttcctttcaagttaaattacagatatgtaaaaaagaagataagatgatgaaactaatagataatggattaggtgtgtaggtgactggaagagtataaaactaaaacttggaataaagatttttgctataTGCAATCCCACGGTGTAttgtctgtttcttgacttaataattacaggagcgagtttacacccatggcaaagctgctgttcattcacgTCTCTAGTCACACAACACAGCTGAGTGGCCTTGACTGGAGAAGACTGTGACAGTGAAGGTTATTTCAGCACCAGCGGCCCAGCAGCTGCAGTCttagagaaagagacagagaggtcTCAGTAAGGACCTTGGAgtagaactttgtaactttctgtccACTGATGCAATCCTTTTTGAGATTTTTCCCCAGGAACAGCAGAACCTCTTTGCAGCCCTGAGATAACTATAGTGCTTCACACCACCTGTTTGTCCAGAGAAAGACAAGCATTACCCACTGCAGATTGTGCTCCAGAACCACTGAGTCTGCCCACGAGGctaaaagaataaacaatattaACGCCTAgctcattataatactaaaatcccCACCCTGGGGAAGGATTTGTCCACCATTTTTTGTTCATGGGATGTGTGTACTTGCGCCATTCCTCGCTGCGCTTGCGTGCCCTGCACCCCATCCACACACGGAATTTTCACTTTATCCATTTTCACTTCCATAAACCCCCCTGACCCTGTTAGTCGGGGAGGTGGATCTGAGGTAGTCtgtgcctccccctcccagctgACTGTCTTCTGAAATAAATCCTTTCCTCCTTAATAATCcttgtctcagtaattggcttTCTGTGCAACATGAACCACCCCTGTGTTAACATTTGCACACCTCTGTAaatatacacactcacatatacaACACCCCCcctccccatacacacacacacactcacatgtgaggtctgacaattaagtttgcaaactcatcctagaaaaagtgctatgtacctcattactgaatatcccTCCGGACAGGCCCTTAGAGAACCTGCTGGAGCTGTCACCCAGAAAGGGAAGCCCTGAGGATGCTCAGGTTTTCGGCTGCCAGGGAAGAGGTTGGCAGGGGCAGCAAGAGGAAAGAGGGGGGCCAACAGTGCTGGCCTCTTAGCTTGGCAGAGGATGTAGAGGAAAAGGGAGCAGATTTTAGCAAATACAGTCAAGTTCTTGGAGTTTCTCTGGCTATTCATAACACAAAGGTTTGCTTCAGTCCAGGCCCCTTCTCAGCCCCCACACACTAAGGCAGGCTACTGCTGGTTCCTTTTGAAAGAGCAGTTCCTGCCCAGACTCCAGCCTGGCCTCTTCCTAGCCAGTGAGAGTTGGGCACAGAAGGAATCCCCACATAGACCTCTCTGCTGGTGCCTCATACCCTGGGACGCCACCCCCTACCCTGCGTCCTGCCCTGCTGCCCTGCACCGAGGCTGCCAGGTGCCCCTCTCAGAGCCTTCCTGAGTCTGGTCTCCAAGTGAGCCTCCTTCTAATGCTCCTGGGATCCCACGATCCTCCTTTGGCTGGTTTCCTCCAAACTCTCGGCCCCCGTCCAGCTCCATGATCATCCTCAAGGGCatttaaatgtgtgtgttttatacCAAATTCCTCGTCACTGCTTTCATAATATATTGCCAACTTTACTCATAATTAAAGAAGTTAAAACAATGAAAGATCGTTTTGGCTATCAAATTGTCAAAGCTTAAAAGTTACTAACTTCATGATGTGGTAAAGACCTGAGAAATATAAATTAGCACAATCTTTTTAGAGGGTGGGAATTAAACCATGTGGCTTTGACTACTCCATTCTCTTGCCTTCTACCTGTGAGCACATCTGCCCACACACACTCCTGAACCTATAAGGAGATACTCAAGTAGCAGTGCTTAAAATAGCAAAGACCTGGACATAGCTTAGATATCCACAAAATAGGGGATTGATCAAATAGTATATGCCAGGTCCGTGCAATGAGGTACTACATAACCATCAGAAAGAATGAAGTTTCTCAGTACTAACGACATGGCAATACGTTTGTGATTTATTCTGAGGTTTACAAAAGCAAGTTACAGAATGAAACATAgagtatgatttttttaaaatcacacatTTACGTACACTTGTATATCCAGGCAGAAAAGTGGACAAACACAGAACAAATTCTAACAGTGGTTCCCTCCAGTGAGTGGAGAAGGATGGAatggaacagaaacaaatgattCTGCCTGGCTGGAAATTATCTACAACACCCATGCATTATGTTTATAACTTAAAGGGTAATGAATAAGTTATCTTAAAGACACCCATTCTCACAGATTATCAGACTCTTCCTTTCTCATTGCCCATCCCTTTTGAAGCCCTCCTGGTGTTAAAAGGTAAACTTAGGCACATCAAAATGTCAGTGAGCTTGAGCACTCAAGGACTCAAAAACAGGGCAGCAAGGGACCTCAGAGCATTTAAAGATTCATGAATGGGGCAGCATCAAACTATAAGCACCTGAGCTCTCCACCCAGGGATACAAGGGGAAATTTCCATACATGGTTCTCAGGAGCAAGACCAAGAAAATATTTGATGGGTTAAatggatataataaaaaaataaaaataaaaaataaagtggaaatcTCTGGTTAGAGGTTAGTTTGGAAGTTTCTGATTGGTTAAGTTTAAGTTTTGCCTTACTGTTTACACTGAATTGAGGTTTACTTTGCTGACACAAGAACCCAAGGTGCTGGAGCTGTCTCAGCCTATTGGCCTCTCAATGAATTGTTTTTGAGCACCGGACATACCTGAAATACCAGCAAGTCGACTCACCCCGGGGTGCATGTAGAGGTTTAATGAACAGAACCCTTAGCAAGCAGGAAGCATGCAGACTGCATATAAGCACAGAGCGTGCCTATGACCTCATTCTCAGCGCCCTCTGGTCCCTCCTGCCTTGCTCTGACTTGCAGTGACTTCTTTGAATCTCTGTTTAGCCCATTCATCCCCTTCAAGAAACCTTCATATTTGCTGGCTGCAGTCCCCTTGGGAACTGCCATCTGCAGCATGTTCACCAGGGCCTGGGGAAGAGTGAGAGAAAAATCATTCCATGACTCTTGTTAAAGCACAATAAGGATGACTTCATTCAAGGAGGAGACTATGGTAGTAGGTACAATCTCTCTCCCCAACTGCAATGGGGCCTTGCTGTGGGGGAGAGAGATTGGGCTCAAGTCCAAACATAGCATGGGCAAGTGGGAATTTATGGCGAAGGAGCGAGGTGGGGGCAGTGATGGAAATTACTAAGAGGTGATTCCTTCCTTTTAGGCTGAACAAGATGCCTCAAACTCATCCATACATTTCCCTCCCCAGACCCAGAATCAAAAGATCCCCAGTTCCTTCAGTAGGAAGTGATATTTAGACACCACAGTCTGGGGTTCCTATACACATTGCTACTGGGGATTGTGTTTGCTTCTTGGTCTTTTCAGCAGAGGTAGgcaatgtgtatttttaaaagaggaaaataaatcattaattaaTAGTGATAGATTCAATTCCtttatattcatattattttaagcTGAATATCTAACATCATTAACATAATTacttatagggcagcgcctgtggctcagtcggtagggcgccggccccatataccaagggtggcgggttcaaacccggccccggccaaactgcaaccaaaaaatagctgggcgttgtggcgggcgcctgtagtcccagctactcgggaggctgaggcaagagaatcacttaagcccaggagttggaggttgctgtgagctgtgtgaggccatggcactctacccagggccataaagtgagactctgtctctacaaaaaaaaaaaaaaaaacataattacttATAAGTAATTTGATTTATCATAAAATAGACAtgagtttcaaaaataataatagctgtaCCATTACTAACAATAAAACTACTGAATACAACTTAAGGTTTCATGGGGTTTTTTACCCTCAGCATATCTCCCAGGAGggaatacataataaaaatattgtgttGAGGGTCATTTGAAATAAATTCCTgtccatgtgattttttttttttaccaacacCATAAATAGCTAGGTTGATTGATTTCCATTTTATCTGCATTGTGtagagattgttttatttttcttttttatttacctttttaaaaatataaaatacacacatttcccattaaaactataaaacaaggTATATTCAGAAAAGTCTAGAATTCttgcttttttcctctctctgatCTCCTTCCCTTGTaggtaaacatttttattggtaTTTGCTTTATTCCTCCATAGTTTCTATTTGAACTAAGCACCttgcatatatatgcatatttatacaCACTTGTACACAAGAGAACATATTATATACACTTTTCTATACACTTGAACAGGTTTCTCATATCCAAAACCAAAAAGTGGATGGGGCGGGGGAGAACGGTTGTCCTAGAACTGGCCCCCTGTACTCTGCACTCTTTCACACTGCTGCACCAGGCCACAGCTTCCCTTGGGAAGGGGGCAGGGTAGGAGGTGGCTGAACAGGGGCACACTGGGACCACCATTACTAGTTCAACTGGAAAAGTCAGAGTTTGGTTATACATATTTGACAACTACATCAAATTTTGGTCTAAAAAATGGTTTCCACtgctaaaagaaaaatcacaagagaAAAAGACCACAAGCTAATTATCAACTCAGACCTACTGAGCCTGCCTCTGGGAGAGGCCGCTTGGAGACCATGTGCTTCACGGTAACTACTGTGATGGCGTGGTCTTATTTTTTGGGGTGTCCAAACGAGTCCTGAGAAAACTCTTGTGTGTAGGAAAATCCTCTTCCAGAGCAAAGGCCCTGATGAGTCATTTTGTCTCTGTCTTCATCTAAGTGAATCCCACATGCACATGCTGAAGAAAGGTAGATTAAGGGTAgaagaaaatacagcaaaaacCAAAGAAACTGCTAGAGAGCCAAGTAAACTGTCATTTTGCCTGTGTATGTAAAGTTAAAAGTACTTTCTAGATGGGGCATTGAATTAACTCAAAAATTGGCAGCGCCAGTGAAAGGTAGGTGTCCAGGCtggcttttttttgctttttgccaCACCCTCTTTCTGCCATCTGGgaaaagccattctttttttttttttttttttgtagagacagagtctcactgtactgccctcgggtagagtgccatggtgtcacacggctcacagcaacctctaactcttgggcttacgcgattctcttgcctcagcctcccgagcagctgggactacaggcgcccaccacaacgcccggctattttttgttgcagtttggcccgggctgggtttgaacctgccacccttggcatatggggccggcgccctactcactgagccacaggcgctgcccagaaaagcCATTCTTGATGGTGATTTTGTGCAAATTccatgcacacagagacacacatcaCCCAAGTCCAAGCCTCCCTGGACATATCCTGACTGTATccctggtgcctggcacaatgcccagagcatagtgggtgctcagtaaatattttgggAATGGATAAATGAATCTAAATGTTTCTCTCCATCTTAATGAACCAAATGAAGAGGGACCAGACACTCATTACCATTAAAAGACTGCCAACCTTGTCTAGAACTACTGCAGAAATGGTGTCAAAGTAGCATTCCCTATAGGTAGCATTTGTCATTCCCACATCATATGGGCCAGCAGGGAGTTGTTCTGACTATAGATTTCATGATGCTGTGAAATCCAAAGTGTATCTATGGGACTAGCACAGCTATAAGAAAGCCCTTTATGAGGTCATTATCCCTCACTGGCCAGACCTCCCCAGATGAAGAGATGCAAGCTTTGAAAAACACTTGAGAAGTCACCATGCCTCACTTTGCAAACTCTCTTTTAAGAAACATCATTATCAGAAGTCAATTTGATAGCATCAAGAAAAAGCAATGCCTTCAACATCTGAAGACTCTAAGAATGCTGCATTACAATGGATTTAAGACTGTATATTTTGGGGAAACCAATATCCAAGAAAATCTTGTAACTGGAGAAGATTTTAGTGATGGATATTTCATGCAAAATCCAAATTGGTGTGTTGTACATGCTGGTGGTAGTCAAGGATGGGTGCCTTGGAAATATCGGATGTTCCTAAGAGATGAGCTGTGTATCAGACAAGAAGACAACCTGTTCCTTGAGTTCTGTGATGTGGTGAGAAAGGCCTATGGGAAGTGTGCCATCGTggtcaaagaaaaaaagcagcaagAGGAACTGAGGCCAAAGGAAGACAAAGAGGCTGAGGCCCAGTCCTATGTCTCAACAGTCATTAAGTTAACAAGCATCACATGTTGCCCAGAAGTGGCCAAGTCCTATGGCCATGAACTactctctctgccttccccttATAATTACCTGAACCCTTTAGACTCAGCCTGGTCTTCTCTGAAATGGTTTATCATCAATAACAGAAAAGAGTTTTGTTTGCAGTCCATTGACAGTGTCTATTCTTACCAGTATATACTTCTCAGCGATTTAATTAGCAAAGGGATTGAAAGGATAAACCCCAGCAAGTGGAAAACAATAACTAACAAAGTAAGGAGATGGGAAAACTACTatcttgggaaattttcttaagGGTAATTCCCCCAAcaagtagtgagactctgctaTGTGCATGGTCTTTACCAACAACTTGGTGGAGCTGGAGTCCAACACCCTGCCCCCAAGGTACTTCCCCAGAGACCTCACAGTGATGCTGCAAGGACTGAGGGCTTCCTAAGGATGCTGGAAAAGTGCTTTGAGTTTATGGAGGTTTCATTAAAGCTTCTGGTAAATTAGGGGTCTCAACTCTCCTTGTGTTAAGGCCACCTTGGGAGCTTTGTTAATGGGAGAAATCAGAGCAAACCCAACCCCACCATTAGGAGAATGGTGGTGGGCAGGGGTGAACAGGGATAAAGGTTGTGTGGTCAAACTTTAGGTGTCTCAGACCTGAATACAAAGTGAACTCTGGCCAgcaatggtggctcacacctgtaatcctagcacttagggaggctgaggtgggaggattgattgagacCAAGAGCTTGAGGCCAGCCTATGCAATcctagtgagaccccatctctacaaataattttttaagaagtgCAAATTAAGTAGTGTACCAACAAGTTTTAACCAACAAAATAATCCCAGCTTGCCGTCAGCAGGAGACACTGTTGAGACAGTGGGCAGCGCAagactcttttctttccttccttgacAGCAAGGTGGTGGACAGTGAGTGAGAAGCTGGAGAGGAGGTGAGACCTCAGCCAGACCCTCCAAAGTGAGCTGGTGGTTGGGGTAAGGAACCTAGAAAGATATGACAGTGGTTGGTTGTAGTGGGACTTGGTTGGGACTATTCAGTGTCAGCAGGAGATGCTCCTGCTGACAGTGAATAGGTACAGTGTTGGGGAGGGGTCTATGGAACCTCCTTATCCAATCAAACTCCCAGTCAACTCCAAGAATCCCAACAGGAGGTCATTAGACTGCCATGGAATTTCATCTCAAAACCCTGTGGCCGAGCCACCAGCAACTGGTACCACAACACCCTATTGAAGTTTGGGGATGCTTCTGTTATAGGTTGTAAGGgtttatgttatatttttcacttttataggAAAAGGTTGGGCCCCTATTAAATATGTCATAAAATTCACTCCTGCACATATATACTCAGGTGGCCATTTTACAGAAGACATAATCATTCTGAGGTGTGTAAAAAAACGACTTACATGGGCTGTTGAT encodes:
- the C16H21orf140 gene encoding uncharacterized protein C21orf140 homolog, coding for MPHFANSLLRNIIIRSQFDSIKKKQCLQHLKTLRMLHYNGFKTVYFGETNIQENLVTGEDFSDGYFMQNPNWCVVHAGGSQGWVPWKYRMFLRDELCIRQEDNLFLEFCDVVRKAYGKCAIVVKEKKQQEELRPKEDKEAEAQSYVSTVIKLTSITCCPEVAKSYGHELLSLPSPYNYLNPLDSAWSSLKWFIINNRKEFCLQSIDSVYSYQYILLSDLISKGIERINPSKWKTITNKVRRWENYYLGKFS